From the genome of Armatimonadia bacterium, one region includes:
- a CDS encoding glycosyltransferase family 2 protein, translated as MAAPTLFMDLTVCIVSWNVREDLSRCLDSLRAGVGGLAHEIIVVDNASTDGSLDMVGERYPEVLIVRNDTNAGFAAANVQGMASAHGRYVLLLNPDTLVPPGALAELVAFADAHSTAGVIGPKLVYGDGRLQYSCRCFPTISAALFRNTWLGALFPRARASSCYLMEDWAHDEVRPVDWVSGACMMIRREALEQVGTLDTSFYWGSEDVDYCWRMHKTGWDVLYTPTPVITHFVGRSTDQAVLRTIARTHRSMYRLYRKHLARGPVSGALVWLGVWARAGVLTLQHGLGVLRLRLLGGTPPPAEE; from the coding sequence TTGGCGGCACCTACTCTCTTCATGGACCTCACAGTCTGCATCGTCAGTTGGAACGTCAGAGAGGACCTCTCGCGGTGTCTGGACTCTCTGCGCGCCGGAGTGGGTGGCCTCGCGCACGAGATCATCGTGGTCGACAACGCCTCCACTGATGGGTCGCTCGACATGGTCGGTGAGCGGTATCCCGAGGTCCTGATTGTCCGCAACGACACCAACGCGGGGTTCGCCGCGGCCAACGTGCAGGGGATGGCCTCCGCTCATGGTCGCTATGTCCTGCTCCTGAACCCGGATACGCTTGTGCCGCCGGGAGCCCTGGCCGAGCTGGTGGCCTTCGCTGACGCCCATTCCACTGCCGGAGTGATTGGACCGAAGCTCGTATACGGCGACGGTCGGCTGCAGTATAGCTGCCGGTGCTTCCCCACGATCTCCGCAGCCTTGTTTCGCAATACCTGGCTCGGCGCGCTGTTTCCTCGGGCACGAGCCAGTAGCTGCTATCTGATGGAGGACTGGGCACACGACGAGGTCCGGCCGGTCGACTGGGTCTCGGGCGCCTGCATGATGATCCGACGCGAAGCCCTGGAACAGGTCGGAACCCTCGACACCAGCTTCTACTGGGGCTCGGAGGATGTGGACTACTGCTGGCGGATGCACAAAACCGGCTGGGACGTCTTGTACACCCCGACACCCGTGATCACCCACTTCGTCGGACGCAGCACCGATCAGGCGGTCCTCCGCACGATCGCGCGCACCCACCGAAGCATGTACCGGCTCTACCGCAAGCACCTGGCACGCGGTCCCGTGAGCGGCGCTCTTGTCTGGCTCGGCGTCTGGGCTCGCGCGGGCGTGCTGACCTTGCAGCATGGTCTGGGAGTGCTTCGCCTCCGACTCTTGGGCGGGACGCCGCCGCCCGCGGAGGAGTGA
- a CDS encoding Trm112 family protein, whose amino-acid sequence MLDPKLLAILACPKCKGDLEYTGEKLICRACALAYPIRDDIPIMLIDEAEKLNTETPEKS is encoded by the coding sequence ATGCTTGATCCAAAGCTTCTGGCAATCCTGGCTTGCCCCAAGTGCAAAGGCGACCTTGAGTACACGGGGGAGAAGCTGATCTGCCGAGCCTGCGCGCTGGCCTACCCGATCCGTGACGACATCCCCATCATGCTGATCGACGAGGCCGAGAAGCTGAACACCGAGACGCCGGAGAAGTCCTGA
- a CDS encoding glycosyltransferase family 2 protein: MSLSATAEPDLSICIVTWNTRELLREALTSIFAAQGDLALQVLVIDNASADGSAEMVREQFPQVQLQANKENRFYAAGNNQALEAATAPLKLLLNSDIRVPPEGLVALVEWMHRHPTAGGVAPRLVYPDGRLQTSCRSFPDPEVVLYEVLGLSRLWPQSKRFGKYRMTWWDYAEERAVEQPMASALLLRTEALEQVGLFDEAFPMFFNDVDLCLRLWEAGWPIWYTPVTTFVHHHGAATRQVRREMVAESGRSFLRFYRKHYRGKVPWLSYVGATTLLRIAYGVRRLMASLRS; encoded by the coding sequence CTGAGCCTGAGCGCCACTGCCGAACCGGATCTATCGATCTGCATCGTCACCTGGAACACGCGGGAGCTCCTGCGCGAGGCCTTGACCAGCATCTTCGCTGCGCAGGGCGATCTTGCGCTGCAGGTACTTGTCATCGACAACGCCTCCGCCGACGGAAGCGCGGAGATGGTGCGCGAGCAGTTCCCGCAGGTCCAGTTGCAGGCGAACAAGGAGAACCGCTTCTACGCAGCGGGTAACAACCAGGCGCTTGAGGCGGCAACGGCGCCGCTGAAGCTGCTGCTCAACAGTGATATCCGGGTGCCGCCCGAGGGGCTGGTGGCGCTGGTGGAATGGATGCACAGGCATCCTACCGCCGGCGGGGTAGCGCCTCGGCTGGTCTACCCGGACGGCCGCTTGCAGACCAGTTGCCGCAGCTTCCCGGATCCCGAGGTCGTGTTATACGAGGTCCTGGGACTAAGCCGTCTGTGGCCGCAGTCGAAGCGCTTCGGCAAGTACCGGATGACCTGGTGGGACTACGCCGAGGAGCGTGCAGTGGAGCAGCCGATGGCTTCAGCGCTGCTGCTTCGCACCGAGGCGCTGGAGCAAGTCGGCCTGTTTGACGAGGCCTTCCCGATGTTTTTCAACGACGTCGATCTGTGCCTTCGGCTGTGGGAGGCCGGATGGCCGATCTGGTACACGCCGGTCACAACCTTCGTGCATCACCACGGGGCAGCGACCCGTCAGGTCCGTCGTGAGATGGTGGCGGAGTCGGGCCGCAGCTTCCTGCGCTTCTACCGCAAACACTACCGGGGCAAGGTCCCGTGGCTTTCCTATGTGGGCGCCACGACACTTCTGCGAATCGCCTACGGAGTGCGCCGCCTGATGGCTTCGCTTCGCTCCTGA
- a CDS encoding glycosyltransferase family 2 protein, whose product MDLSICIVSYQCKDKLRECLESLRAHRPTVEHEVIVVDNGSTDGTPEMLRSELYWARSILNPDNRGFSVACNQGFEASSGKTLMMLNPDTLLTHDAFDGLLRFVRERPWIGAVGPKLLQPDAQPEMSCREFPTLMNALWNLTGLSTAFSGSKVFGHLEMSWWDHAEPRAVDWLSGAAVMFTRTAWEKVGPLDEGFFLQGAELDWQKRLARQGFERWYLPTATILHHPGRSWTSKEADEVVPVHRAAFRYFRKHHGPLSSFVLRAMATIAALPKAVWYGLASVLWSRKEQTARRASTEWLLLRTALGVAPRGH is encoded by the coding sequence ATGGATCTATCGATTTGCATCGTCAGCTACCAGTGCAAGGACAAGCTCCGGGAGTGTCTCGAGAGCCTTCGTGCTCACCGCCCGACGGTTGAGCATGAGGTGATCGTCGTCGACAACGGTTCGACAGACGGGACGCCGGAGATGCTGCGCTCCGAGCTCTACTGGGCGCGTAGCATACTGAACCCCGATAACCGGGGCTTCTCGGTCGCCTGCAACCAGGGCTTCGAGGCGAGTTCGGGGAAGACCCTGATGATGCTGAACCCCGACACCCTCTTGACCCATGACGCCTTCGACGGCCTGCTGCGGTTCGTGCGTGAGCGACCGTGGATCGGTGCGGTCGGCCCGAAACTACTCCAGCCGGACGCTCAGCCGGAGATGTCCTGCCGTGAGTTCCCTACGCTGATGAACGCCCTGTGGAATCTCACCGGCCTGTCGACGGCCTTCAGCGGCAGCAAGGTCTTCGGGCACCTCGAGATGTCCTGGTGGGACCATGCTGAGCCCCGGGCGGTCGATTGGCTCAGCGGCGCTGCCGTCATGTTCACTCGTACTGCCTGGGAGAAGGTCGGGCCGCTCGATGAGGGCTTCTTCCTGCAGGGCGCCGAACTGGATTGGCAGAAGCGGCTGGCGCGGCAGGGCTTCGAGCGCTGGTACCTGCCGACCGCAACGATTCTGCACCATCCCGGGCGCTCCTGGACCAGCAAGGAAGCCGATGAGGTCGTCCCGGTCCATCGGGCCGCCTTCCGCTACTTCCGGAAGCATCACGGGCCGCTGAGCTCCTTCGTTCTGCGAGCCATGGCCACGATCGCAGCGTTGCCGAAGGCTGTGTGGTATGGTCTGGCCTCGGTGCTGTGGTCGCGCAAGGAACAGACCGCGCGGCGAGCGTCAACGGAGTGGCTGCTGCTGCGGACCGCGCTGGGAGTCGCCCCTCGTGGACACTGA
- a CDS encoding HAD family hydrolase, with product MPEIACPKARIRALLTDVDGVWTDGGMYFDQRGQAMKRFDVKDGYIVALVRESGVRVVWVTGDDSDITRARARRLGIDQVCSGVEEKGACVQAVLKEHGLCPDEIVYMGDDLNDLPGMSAAGFSACPADAVPEVREAASLVLSRNGGHGAIREICELIMTWNERFQGVSAE from the coding sequence TTGCCCGAGATTGCTTGTCCGAAAGCCAGGATTCGCGCTCTGCTTACTGACGTCGATGGCGTCTGGACCGATGGCGGCATGTACTTCGACCAGCGGGGCCAGGCCATGAAGCGGTTTGATGTGAAGGATGGTTATATTGTGGCCCTGGTGCGCGAGTCGGGCGTCCGGGTAGTGTGGGTGACGGGCGACGACTCGGACATCACCCGTGCCCGCGCTCGCCGCCTGGGAATTGATCAGGTATGTTCGGGCGTTGAGGAGAAGGGGGCCTGTGTGCAGGCAGTGCTGAAGGAGCATGGCCTTTGTCCGGACGAGATCGTATACATGGGCGACGACCTCAATGACCTGCCGGGGATGTCTGCGGCGGGGTTCAGCGCGTGTCCTGCCGATGCCGTGCCCGAGGTGCGAGAGGCTGCCAGTCTCGTCCTCAGCCGCAACGGCGGGCACGGGGCCATCCGTGAGATCTGCGAACTGATCATGACATGGAACGAGAGGTTCCAGGGGGTTAGTGCAGAGTAG
- a CDS encoding phospholipid carrier-dependent glycosyltransferase, with translation MSDTAAPSRRLHHGWIAALIGVISFLLLAATNSLYGITYDEPIYQSKSMQAVEWLKALSVDPGYAISAEGVDRYWQATDMHPGFYKLVTGISGVTVASLTGSSEALRTGTNLLAALCLAALYLFVAPLWGRAAGLYAVGALLLMPHVFAACHLAALDAPIMAMCLLTIAATWRAAYAGTSGTTVGKEQAPRRRLSPAWRWSLLAGLLWGLALGTKLNAFFVPFAVFPWALVYARRHLAKLAASYAVLGPLVFLGTWPWLWHDTATRFSEYFQFHFRHWEIAVTYFGKVYQVAPWHYPLVMTTITTPPVTLLLALVGLAVLFRVRRLEPMHRSFLVLAAWSLVVNLVPSCLPTSPKYNGVRLFLPIFPFMATLAAVGFSSLLRPLVARFGQAEQRPKVVALALFLALIGPLAATGRFTPFHLSYYNALVGGLPGATRLGMEPTYWGDSYRSAALWLAGNAPQGATVWVEPMGYESAFRLFELGPLRPDLHFSSGPQGSASSDFAVTQNKPTELSDLTRNLIATQQPVYTDGVDGVPLIYVFRLRGSQTP, from the coding sequence GTGAGCGACACTGCAGCGCCGTCGCGGAGGCTTCATCACGGCTGGATTGCCGCGCTGATCGGTGTGATCTCCTTCCTGCTTCTGGCCGCCACGAACTCGCTGTACGGCATCACCTACGACGAGCCGATCTACCAGTCGAAGTCGATGCAGGCCGTCGAGTGGCTTAAGGCCCTATCGGTCGATCCCGGCTACGCGATCAGTGCCGAGGGGGTTGACCGTTACTGGCAGGCCACGGACATGCACCCGGGCTTCTACAAGCTCGTAACGGGTATCTCCGGGGTGACGGTCGCCAGTCTGACCGGGTCCAGCGAGGCCCTGCGCACCGGCACGAATCTGCTGGCAGCCCTGTGTCTGGCGGCCTTGTACCTGTTCGTGGCGCCGTTGTGGGGACGTGCGGCCGGTCTCTATGCAGTCGGCGCTCTCCTGCTGATGCCCCATGTCTTCGCTGCCTGCCATCTGGCCGCGCTGGACGCGCCGATCATGGCGATGTGCCTGCTGACGATCGCAGCCACCTGGCGTGCGGCCTACGCCGGAACTTCAGGAACGACAGTGGGAAAGGAGCAGGCTCCCAGGCGACGTCTGAGCCCTGCCTGGCGCTGGTCGCTGCTGGCCGGATTGCTGTGGGGACTGGCCCTTGGGACGAAGCTGAACGCCTTCTTTGTCCCCTTCGCAGTCTTTCCCTGGGCGCTGGTGTACGCTCGGCGGCACCTCGCAAAGCTGGCCGCCTCCTATGCGGTCCTGGGCCCTCTGGTGTTCCTGGGGACCTGGCCCTGGCTGTGGCATGACACAGCGACACGCTTCTCCGAGTACTTCCAGTTCCACTTCCGGCACTGGGAGATCGCGGTGACCTACTTCGGGAAGGTGTACCAAGTCGCGCCCTGGCACTACCCGCTGGTGATGACCACCATCACCACGCCGCCGGTCACCTTGCTGCTGGCGCTGGTTGGTCTGGCGGTGCTGTTCAGAGTGCGCCGGCTGGAGCCTATGCACCGGTCCTTCCTGGTCCTCGCGGCCTGGAGCCTGGTGGTCAACCTCGTGCCCAGTTGCCTGCCCACTTCGCCCAAGTACAACGGTGTGCGGCTGTTCCTGCCGATTTTTCCGTTTATGGCGACGCTTGCCGCGGTAGGATTCAGCAGTCTGTTGCGGCCCTTGGTGGCGCGCTTTGGTCAGGCCGAACAGCGCCCCAAAGTGGTGGCCCTGGCGCTGTTTCTGGCTCTGATCGGCCCCCTGGCGGCAACGGGGAGGTTCACACCCTTCCACTTGTCATACTATAATGCCCTTGTCGGAGGATTGCCGGGAGCCACGCGACTGGGGATGGAGCCGACCTACTGGGGCGACAGCTACCGCAGCGCGGCCCTGTGGCTGGCGGGCAACGCGCCTCAGGGCGCCACGGTCTGGGTTGAGCCGATGGGGTATGAGAGTGCCTTCCGGCTCTTTGAGCTGGGGCCACTGCGACCGGATCTGCACTTCTCGTCGGGGCCGCAGGGCTCTGCAAGCTCCGATTTTGCTGTGACCCAAAACAAACCGACGGAGCTCAGCGACCTCACCCGCAACCTGATTGCGACACAGCAGCCGGTCTACACCGACGGCGTGGACGGGGTGCCGCTGATCTACGTCTTCCGGCTTCGCGGCAGTCAGACGCCTTGA